In Anseongella ginsenosidimutans, one genomic interval encodes:
- a CDS encoding dihydrodipicolinate synthase family protein has translation MRTPVLNPGIKELLREGTVIPAHPLALNADRLLDESRQRALTRYYLDAGAGGVAVGVHTTQFGIRKPVHSLLEPVLRMAAEEIDGTRPGRPFIKVAGICGPPVQALQEAALAVKCGYDLGLLSLGGLNNYTEPELIRHARAVSGIIPVFGFYLQPAVGGRPLSYDFWKAFAEIPGVHAIKVAAFNRYQTLDVVRAVCCSSRNADISLYTGNDDNIVADLLTPFRFSVDGKVVEKRFAGGLLGHWAVWTRRAAELLTAVRECRDNHYEGSFDLLRKGAEITDMNAAVFDAPNAFRGCIPGIHEVLRRQGLLEGRWCLDPEEELSAGQMEEIERVMAWYPHLTE, from the coding sequence ATGCGTACACCTGTATTGAACCCCGGGATAAAAGAGCTGCTCCGGGAGGGAACAGTAATACCGGCACATCCGCTTGCACTGAATGCGGACCGGCTGCTGGATGAGTCACGGCAACGCGCGCTTACCCGCTATTACCTGGATGCGGGGGCAGGGGGAGTCGCAGTAGGCGTACATACTACCCAGTTCGGGATAAGGAAACCTGTCCATTCCCTGTTGGAGCCTGTACTCCGGATGGCTGCGGAAGAGATAGACGGAACCCGGCCGGGCCGTCCTTTTATAAAGGTGGCCGGCATCTGCGGGCCGCCCGTCCAGGCATTGCAGGAAGCAGCCCTGGCGGTAAAATGTGGCTATGACCTGGGGCTCCTTAGTCTTGGCGGGCTCAATAATTACACCGAACCGGAGCTTATCCGGCATGCCCGGGCCGTATCCGGGATCATTCCTGTCTTTGGCTTTTACCTGCAGCCGGCCGTTGGAGGCCGCCCGCTCAGTTACGACTTCTGGAAGGCTTTTGCGGAAATACCCGGAGTACACGCTATTAAGGTGGCAGCCTTCAATCGTTACCAGACCCTGGATGTAGTAAGGGCCGTCTGCTGTTCTTCCAGGAACGCGGATATTTCCCTGTACACAGGAAATGATGATAATATCGTGGCTGACCTGCTTACTCCGTTCCGGTTTTCTGTTGACGGAAAAGTCGTGGAAAAGCGCTTTGCGGGCGGGTTGCTGGGGCATTGGGCGGTATGGACCCGCCGGGCTGCGGAACTGTTGACGGCGGTCCGGGAATGCAGGGATAATCACTATGAAGGTTCATTTGACCTGCTTCGGAAAGGCGCGGAAATAACCGATATGAATGCCGCCGTTTTTGATGCTCCAAATGCTTTCAGGGGATGCATTCCCGGTATTCACGAGGTGCTGCGCAGGCAGGGCTTGCTGGAAGGCCGGTGGTGCCTTGACCCGGAAGAAGAA
- a CDS encoding NAD-dependent epimerase/dehydratase family protein, producing MNTDRKMKLEEVNEKVAAALEPSRSLIAGLEALDGDILILGAGGKIGPSIARLAKQALLRAGSSKRVIAVSRFSEPGLKEQLQQEGIETRAADLLDERQLQALPEAENILYLAGNKFGTTGQEAFTWAMNTYLPGRIAEKYRSSRIVVYSTGNVYPFMPSGSGGAAEDQAPEPVGEYGQSCLGRERIFQYFSSRYNTPLLIYRLNYAIDLRYGVLTEIARAIMEQRPVDLGTGHVNVIWQGDANEMALRALGHCSVPPRILNITGPETIPVRWLATELGKLLGRQPEFVNTEQPTALLSNAGAAHRLFGYPKVTLTEMVEWTAAWVREGGELLNKPTHFQERKGRF from the coding sequence ATGAATACTGACAGAAAGATGAAGCTGGAAGAAGTAAACGAAAAAGTAGCAGCGGCGCTTGAGCCTTCCCGTTCGCTGATTGCCGGGCTGGAGGCCCTGGACGGAGACATCCTTATCCTGGGAGCCGGAGGGAAAATAGGGCCCAGTATTGCCCGGCTGGCAAAGCAGGCCTTGCTGCGGGCGGGCAGCAGTAAAAGGGTAATCGCCGTATCAAGGTTCAGCGAGCCGGGCCTGAAGGAACAATTACAGCAGGAAGGTATTGAAACCCGGGCGGCAGACCTGCTGGACGAGCGTCAGCTGCAGGCCCTTCCGGAAGCGGAAAATATCCTTTACCTGGCTGGAAATAAATTCGGGACCACGGGGCAGGAAGCTTTTACCTGGGCCATGAACACCTACCTGCCGGGCAGAATAGCAGAAAAATACCGCAGCTCCCGGATCGTTGTTTATTCAACAGGAAATGTGTATCCATTTATGCCGTCAGGTTCCGGGGGAGCCGCTGAAGATCAGGCGCCGGAGCCCGTGGGTGAGTACGGGCAATCCTGCCTGGGCAGGGAACGGATCTTTCAATATTTTTCCTCACGTTATAATACGCCTTTGCTGATCTACCGCCTGAATTATGCCATTGACCTCCGGTATGGCGTATTAACTGAAATTGCAAGGGCGATCATGGAACAGCGGCCGGTAGACCTCGGCACGGGCCATGTCAACGTGATCTGGCAGGGAGATGCCAATGAGATGGCGCTTCGGGCGCTGGGGCATTGTTCGGTCCCGCCCCGCATCCTGAATATTACAGGGCCTGAAACCATACCGGTACGCTGGCTTGCGACGGAACTTGGGAAACTGCTGGGCCGGCAGCCGGAATTCGTTAACACGGAACAGCCTACCGCTCTTTTAAGCAATGCCGGCGCTGCCCATCGCCTTTTCGGCTACCCAAAGGTTACATTAACCGAAATGGTCGAATGGACGGCGGCGTGGGTCCGTGAAGGAGGGGAGCTGCTGAATAAACCTACTCATTTTCAGGAAAGGAAGGGGAGATTTTAA